Proteins co-encoded in one Capsicum annuum cultivar UCD-10X-F1 chromosome 9, UCD10Xv1.1, whole genome shotgun sequence genomic window:
- the LOC124887129 gene encoding uncharacterized protein LOC124887129 produces the protein MQQTQNAWPQVCVPSNTEPPKQVIAITLKSGKELNKEPPKTTKEVKEIPSPPFTQRLLKSKEDMCFKKFFETFREIHINLSLLDVLPGMPKYAKNLKDVVSKKLKLHDVEIVTLNEECLGKSRSRFVLFQLADRTIAHSKEITKDVLIKADEKVPVILGHPFLVMEGVLIDVREGMLIMRIDDKKVVFKVYKPLKTLSNYKDLCIITVIEEDKYGVVEFSPPKTSLDFHIEQPRRQPPHPKIMQIDDPEKAIIERVDEKLSIEKPELRSMAKTKCRVLGPS, from the exons ATGCAGCAAACACAAAATGCTTGGCCTCAAGTTTGTGTGCCAAGTAACACGGAACCTCCTAAACAAGTAATCGCAATCACTTTGAAAAGTGGTAAAGAACTAAATAAAGAACCTCCtaagacaactaaggag GTGAAGGAGATACCATCACCACCTTTCACACAGAGACTTCTAAAATCAAAGGAGGATAtgtgcttcaagaagttctttgagaCCTTCAGAGAGATTCACATTAATCTTTCTCTTTTAGATGTATTGCCgggaatgcccaagtacgctaagaacttgaaggatgtggtctCTAAAAAACTTAAGCTGCATGATGTCGAGATAGTTACGCTCAATGAAGAGT GCTTAGGGAAATCAAGATCGAGATTTGTGTTATTCCAATTGGCAGACCGGACCATCGCCCATTCTAAGGAAATCACaaaggatgttctcatcaag gCAGATGAAAAAGTGCCAGTCATCTTAGGACATCCATTCTTGGTGATGGAAGGAGtgttgatagatgtgagagagggtatGCTCATCATGAGGATAGATGATAAAAAGGTggttttcaaagtgtacaaaccactCAAAACACTATCCAACTACAAAGATTTATGCATAATTACAGTGATTGAAGAGGATAAGTATGGGGTAGTGGAGtttagtccaccaaagacctctttggacttcCACATTGAGCAGCCAAGGCGACAACCACCCCATCCTAAAATAATGCAGATTGATGATCCTGAAAAAGCTATTATTGAGAGA gttgatgagAAGTTGAGTATcgaaaaacctgagctaaggagtatggcaaagactaagtgtcGAGTCCTCGgaccctcttga